One Rhodothermales bacterium DNA segment encodes these proteins:
- a CDS encoding glycerophosphodiester phosphodiesterase: protein FISLKLKRLGFVPQIYSPDHRSLSTRLVRSAHRRGMLVIPWKTNTDADICRAVRLGVDGIITDYPDRARRLLEQFLVPGEA, encoded by the coding sequence GGTTCATCTCATTGAAGCTGAAGCGCCTGGGCTTTGTCCCGCAAATCTACAGTCCTGACCATCGTTCGCTGTCGACAAGATTGGTACGGAGCGCACATCGACGAGGAATGCTGGTCATACCCTGGAAGACCAACACCGACGCGGACATATGCAGGGCCGTCCGGCTGGGCGTCGACGGGATTATCACCGACTATCCGGACCGCGCGAGGCGACTGTTGGAACAATTCTTGGTGCCTGGAGAAGCATGA